One window of the Microtus ochrogaster isolate Prairie Vole_2 chromosome 10, MicOch1.0, whole genome shotgun sequence genome contains the following:
- the Shisal2a gene encoding protein shisa-like-2A: MSGSCSSYVSAEQEVVRGFSCPLPGGEAAAVFCCGFRDHKYCCDDPHSFFPYEHSYMWWLSVGALVGLSTAAVVLLAFIVTACVLCYLFISSKPPTKLDPGLSLATTGSKEMSRDHQGLSTAIPMEVPGANSPRQSYSLNSRLESNERLPVGPRCPLQHHFMAPVTASNIPGSPEEASVPTPDPCGSVP; this comes from the exons ATGAGCGGCTCTTGCTCGAGCTACGTGAGCGCGGAGCAGGAGGTGGTGCGCGGCTTCAGCTGCCCGCTGCCGGGGGGCGAGGCGGCTGCTGTCTTCTGCTGTGGCTTCCGCGACCACAAATACTGCTGCGACGACCCGCACAGCTTCTTCCCCTACGAGCACAGCTACATGTGGTGGCTCAG CGTGGGCGCTCTCGTGGGCCTCTCCACAGCAGCCGTGGTCCTTCTGGCCTTCATCGTCACTGCGTGTGTGCTCTGCTACCTGTTCATCAGCTCAAAGCCCCCCACGAAGCTGGACCCGGGCTTAAGCTTAGCGACAACAG GCTCTAAGGAGATGTCACGTGACCATCAAGGTTTGAGCACAGCAATCCCCATGGAGGTGCCAGGGGCAAATTCTCCCAGGCAGAGTTACTCCTTGAACTCACGACTGGAAAGCAATGAAAGGCTGCCCGTGGGCCCCAGATGTCCCCTCCAGCACCACTTCATGGCCCCGGTGACTGCTAGCAACATTCCAGGCAGCCCTGAAGAGgcctctgtccccacccctgACCCATGTGGATCAGTTCCTTAA